The segment GATCGGGGGCGACGTTTGCCCGTAGTTGCTTTAGCTCTTGCCCCAATTCGGGACCGACCAAATCAGGACGTGCAGCCAGGATTTGGCCAAATTTGATGAAAGTCGGCCCGAGATCCGTCAGCGCCATGCGGATGCGTTGCTCACGCGAATACTGAGAAAGCGGTATCCCTCGCGCGTCCTTGATGCGGTCTCGAAACGGCAGCTTCTGAAATTGACTCATCCAATCCGCCAATCCGTACCGCCGCAGCACCGCGAGAATCTCTCGCCAGCGTTTCAGGTTTCGGTACAGTTGAGGAATCGCCGTGATCTTCATAAGCCGATTGTAGTTGGGAGTTGGGAGTTGGGAGTTGGGAGTTGGGAGTTGGGAGCTGGGAGCTGGGAGCTGGGAGCAGCGGACTACGGACTACGGACTACGGACTACGGACTACGGACTACGGACTATCTACCCAAACGTCGTCGAGCAATCGTTGCTGGGGCTTGAAACGCGCCTTGTAGTTCAAGTGTGGATTTACAGCGACATACATACCCAAATAGACGAACTGGCGTCCGCTTTTCCGAGCCCACTCCACCTGCTTTAAAACGGCATAGGTGCCCAGACTAAATCGGCTCTCCGATGGATCAAAATGGGTGTAGACCGCTGACGTGCTCTCGCGGCCCACATCGAAAACAGAGATCGCAACCAAATTGCCGTCTCGATAGATCGAAAGTTCGAGGGTATCACAGCAGGTATCGCATAGAAACGAAAGATATTCGGATGCATCGATCGGTTCGTCTCGCTGCCCTAAGCCTCTTTGAAGTCGATGCTCATTGAACATTTTGAGGCGTTGTTCATCCCCACTGGGAGCGTTCAGGCAACACACCAAATCTCGATCTCCACGCTGCATTACCCGGCGCAGCGACTTCGTCAAACGAAAATCGGCTACTTTCAATCGAGTCGGTTTGCACTCGTTACAGGACGGACACTCCGTGCGGTAAACAAAATTACCACTTCGCCGGAAACCCAACGCCAGCATTCGATCGGTGATCTCGGGAGTCACGTTGCCGATCGGCAAACGTAGCGGTGTCCGAGCGGTCTCATCCGGTATGTAGGGACAGGTTTGAAGCTGATCTTGGATCACCACCAAACGACATGTGTCATCGGGTAATCGCAACTCGTTGGGGCGACTCATCGCGTTTACCGTACGAGGTACTTGAAATGGATGCCCGTATTATACCGATGTCGATGCGGATTTAGGGTAGTGGATCTTGTTAAAGATCCAAGCACATAGGATCTTTAACAAGATCCACTACCTTAACCCAAACTTATAAATTCAGCAGACCCTAGTCCCACCACCATTGGCCATCTTTCAGATGCGTTGGTCCTGCTTCGGACTTTGTTTGAACGACTTTCCCATCGGTATCCTTGTTGACATGCTCGTCTTTTAGAGCCAAGCGAGGCTGCATGTGGACGCCCCCACCGAGTGGTGTCATCAACGTATTTCCTCTCCAAATCGCGTTCACAGCGGTTTCCACCTGTTCGGGTGCTGTGTAGGTTTGGACCGGCACTTTCGATTCATCTAACAAAACCGGCATCGCCCACTCTGCCTGACCATAAAAATCCTGCTCTTGGATGTAGGCTGCTGCGACGGCGACATCGATCAATTGAGCGAGCTCTGCGTAAATCCGAACCCTTTCAGCAACCTTCGAATAGGACTTCGTAAAGTCGTTACAAAACGCCGCGCTC is part of the Novipirellula aureliae genome and harbors:
- a CDS encoding arginyltransferase translates to MSRPNELRLPDDTCRLVVIQDQLQTCPYIPDETARTPLRLPIGNVTPEITDRMLALGFRRSGNFVYRTECPSCNECKPTRLKVADFRLTKSLRRVMQRGDRDLVCCLNAPSGDEQRLKMFNEHRLQRGLGQRDEPIDASEYLSFLCDTCCDTLELSIYRDGNLVAISVFDVGRESTSAVYTHFDPSESRFSLGTYAVLKQVEWARKSGRQFVYLGMYVAVNPHLNYKARFKPQQRLLDDVWVDSP